TTTCTAGAGAGGAGGAAAGTGGTAATAAGGATGGTAAAATAAAGATCATGCTACTATTAGTGGagtcaaaataataattacagtaatttcacgaatacaagccgcagtaattagacaaaaattttggtggaaacccggaagtgcggctaatgTTTGGGTacggctaatttatgaacaaaactgtgatatctgcccttacctagtatcataccagtccagtcccgagccgaaacagtttgaaatccatggtttaccattgttccgacgatgaaccaatcagagaacagcttattgcctgcctaTGGATGGCGGTgttactgaggggtgggggttgttattggggtgagttacctcggcgagttacctcggcagttcaataaaagtgtgtgatatttctctgtacttttaaaagtgttttcagtcttgtgcggctgcggggctggctgggctcgcagggagagggctgggggagcctctcggcccgcagggagagggatgaagcgggcaatcggctcgcagggagaaggctgggggagccgctcagcccacagggagaggcccagagcggccgctcgccccgcagggCTGCGAGGCCCAGAGCGGCTGCTCGCCCCACGGGGCTGagagggccagagcggccgctcgccccgcggggctgcgaggggtagagcggccgctcctgtgccagcacggagatgtggctccactcggagctcagctgcctgcccacgcggctgagtggctgtttaaaggcaacgtggatccattgggaatgctcgcaaaatgaccacactattgttcctgtcttttttggcttgtaaataaagggtgtgtcttttttcacttggaaacaatgtttccgaggtcggcagtaagccaataagccccggcgatcccgcgattgtgttactaaatgacgactttgtgaaagttcgcggcaaactaaagtgcggctaatattccgggtgcggcttatttattgacaaagacatcaatgttgccaacacaccggatatgcggcttatactctgtgcggcttgtattcatgaatttactgtaaattttgtttcattaagGAAACAAGCAAGAGGCTGTATATTTTATAACCTGAGATGCTTGGGACTGATAGTTTATCATCAGATGAAGATGCTGAGTTCCAGAGATCACAGAGCTATCCCTCATTACACAGTTTTAAGTGTGTTTCTGAAGTGTCAACACCAATTCTTGTCCCTGTAGTTCAGAAAATGACAAATTATAACACAGAAAGCCTGTTGGCAACCACAAACTGGTTTACACTTGCTTAGAACATCCTGCTGCTTAAAATAGTAGTGACAGTGTGTCTGCAGTAGAGCTCCCAGTGTTGCCAACACTGGTGGAGAGTTCTAAATCTGAGATGCTACAGAAAGATTTTTGGACTAGATCCTAAGGACATAGTCCTGTAAGTATTCTTGCTCTTATGCTGCCTGGTATGAGAACTCTTAAAGCACCAGAAGCCATGGTAAATGAATATTATTGTTAAATAACAACTTTTGTGCAGAATCAGAACTGCACATAGTCTGGCTGACTACTTTTATAATCCAAACTACCagtcaacaacaacaaaaccacaaaacaaacaaaacaccctCCCTAAAGACCCTCCtcacctgcaaaaaaaaacccagatcaGAGACAAAAAATTCTCAGTTTCTTGAGAAACCAATCAAATAACCAGTATTCAAGGAATCCTTAGTATTATCGAATTTCACTGTTGCCTTTTCTTTTCACTGTCATTCCCAGTCAGTAACACTGTTCTTCTTTGGATAATATCTGCCTGTTAGATTGCATCTACACTAAACACTTGTGCCTGGATGGGAGGCAGATACACCTGGAAATTTATGACCTTTGTTCACAGGTAAGAATTTAGCAGGAGGGGGGTAAAGAAAAGCTGTTCTTCACTACCTGTGTATATGGTAAAAAGGGTCAAAGGGTTACACATTTTTGCTGGTTGGAATTTGTGCCTtctcttttgggttttttttaaagactgaaatTTTGAAGTTGCTGGGGCTCTGAACTACTGAGTACTTTCCAATTTCAtcaaagaaacacttttttgcTGAAATTTTCTGGAAATGCATTTGTAATTTGGACTAATACTAACAGAAATAACCTATCACTTTTGCTTTACATAGGTAACTACAGAGATAAATTTACTGCATTCCATGAATTTTTCTCAAATACCCTAAATGAATGAATTAAATTTAGCTTGTAAAGCAAACAGTTTATTCAATGGCTGCACAAATGGTCCAAGTAAACAGGCCTGGAACTAAGCCTTGCACTCACAGAAAATATCCTTTCCCAAGGAAAGCCATAATGTAGCTTGTACACATTGCCAATTAAAATTTAATCCTAGTAAACCACTCTGAAATAAAGTTTTGTATTAATTTACTTGATTTACAGGAATAGTAGAACTGAGGTGCTGTGTAACACTTGCAGACCTAGGTAAGGTTGATCCCACTGGCTCTCCAGGTTCCCAGTTTGGACAGCTGCCTTGCCTCTTACCAGCTAGGGTAAGGAATGCTGGTGTGAAGGCCAAACCACTGAAAGTCTGCCCCCACACTTAAATTCAGGGATGTAAAAACTTAACCAGTGTTGAGACAAACAGCACTGcttctcccagggcagggaggatcCTGAAACAGCCACAATGACCAGttcctttcaggaaagggaaggagatcCTGAAATTGCAGGACAAAGTCTGACGAACCCTCTGGACAGGAGATatgatgaaatgaaatgcaatgaaaaaaaaaccccgaaatcTGGAAACAGGGTAACCACCATGAAATGGCCTCAGATGACAAAAAGCACAGGCAAATGGACAAAAACTTGCTAAAATTACTCCAAACAACATCCTGAAAtcatggaagaaaagaaaaaatagagcCTGTTGAGCAGTtgctaaaaaaatgaaatggcaagagaaagaaaaggaaaattccaaaaccaagtgaaaaaaaaaaaattattgggaTGAAAGGAAGTGCATGGAAATGGACAACAACTTGCTAAAATGACTCCTAATAACATCCTTAAatcacagaagaaaggaaaagatagaCCTTGTTGAGATCtttgtaaaaaaatgaaatggttaAAAAATGGGACAATTCCAAAACAGAGTGAAAACACTAAAAGTGAATGGGATGACAAGAAGGGCAGGGATATGGACCAAAGCTTGCCCAAATGATACTCATTGAAATTGCAGGATTTTGTTCcatttcctgaaaggaaaaaaaaatatctatctataattttttttcattttttttttcagatctgcTTCCagtattttatctgtttttagGTCATATGGTCTTACCAGCTGCTGCCAAATCATGTAATTTGAAAGAGTTTCAAAATGACACTCCTTTGCTTAATGGGACAATTTACAGCTGTTGCTTTCTGGAAATCAGAAGTGTCGCAGCTTTTTGGTGCGAAGAGAGTCAAGAATTAGTATAACCCTATAATCACTCAAGTGACTTTCGTCACTGGTTTTATTAAACTCAACTGCAGAttgaaagaagattttttttctagctcCTCAGAAATTTAACATATGGGTAATTAGTGTTTGAAACTTGAACAattcaaagaggaaagaaaacaaatgaagaaaattgtTAAGGTTACTGCAGTCAGAATATTAGGAACATGCAAACCAGAGCTATaaccacaaaacacacaaatgtGATGACTCCTGTATGTTCCATTCTCAGGTGACCCTGCAGAATATTAAGAACAAGCAATGGCTGTACAGAGTATGGAATTTCACTGCTTAAACAATGAGTAAACGTTTCATAATGAACTTGTCAGTGATCCCAAGTGCCATCTTTGCTGTTGGTTATTTATGAGGCTTTTGGAGCAGCATTAGCCTGAGCTCAGTGCCTGAACTCAAAGCTAGACCTTTTAAATATCTTTGTTTGAAAGTTTCTATGTTCTCGCATTCACAGTGGCAGAGAAAAGGCTCTGAAGTGACAAGAGTAACATTCCTTTTCCCTGTGCACTTGAACTTCTTCCAGCCTCAGCAGGGGAAGCTGTCCCTCACAGATGAGCTGCACTGGGCTGATGGATTTATCATTGTTTACGACATCAGCGACCGAGCATCGTTTGCGTTTGCAAAAGCACTGCTGTACAGGATCCGAGAGTCTCACTTAGCAGTTTGTAAAAAGTAAGTGGTGTTATTTATCTTCTTTTACCCTCAGCAAACATAGGGAAAAGCTGAGAACACTTTGCAGAACATCCTAGTAGCAATTAAAATCCAGCAACATGGAAGTGACGTAACACAATGCCAACAGCAAGGTACCTGAAGGTAAAATGTGCGGCAAATTCCAATCTATTTTACTGTATCCAAACCCAGGTACATAGGGATTTTTGTTCCTATTTCTTACAGAACTAATATTTACGTGATTGCCCTAAacatttctgctgtgatttACATTGGTATAAAAGCCTGGCACAGTCAGTCTTTGCTTTTACTCTGACACTGAATTGCTAATGGAGATGCACAAATGCAGGGGCTGAGGAAAGCATTCCCCGCATGAAAGGAAAGTCATACCACAGATATCTCCTAAGCTGCCTTTACTCCAACATCATTTGTGCACATAGGTGACCATATGGTAAGAAAGAAAGCACTTTAAACAAAAAGAATCCCCAGAACTGCAGGCCTGAGTGTGGATGGGTGCATGTATTCCTGCAGCAGTCAGCTGAGATGCTTTCTAAATAAAAGAGTGAAGTCTTTCACCTGTATCAGAAGCAGAGtaaaaacctcatttttctgtctgttttacTGCTGACCTTTCTTaataaagattaatttctgaaaggaaTAATTTTAGCAGAAGCTTGGAATTagatttcctgtgttttcttctgAGTTATGCCACTGACACTGATGTATCTCTTGGGCTCTGTTCTGTTACCTGCAAATTGAGAGAATGATCAGGTTGCTTCTTCATGAAGTCCAGGTGGTGCCAATAtactcagcagcacagagcatgaAAAAAGCAGTGgattaaaaaatgcattaattctttgagtagagaaaacaaaataaaatctggtaGAGAATAGCTTGTCTGGAAAATCCTTTGCCAAATGGAAAACTAGAATTCTTCCTGGCAAGGTGAGGTGCTGGTTAgctcattttggggtttttttgcaatgcCTGCTATCCTGAACATACATCCTTTTCATGCACACTGAATATGATATGATGCAGTGTTGCACATATCTTTTCTCTAACTGGAACCTTTCTCATTTCAGAATGGTCGAGTCTTCGATCTTTTTGGTTGGCAATAAACAGGATTTATGCCACATGAGGGAAGTTGGCTGGGATGAAGGACAGAAGCTGGCAATTGAAAACAAGTGCCAGTTCTGTGAActgtctgcagcagagcactATCAGGAAGTTGTGGCAATGTTCACCAAAGTCCTGAGAAATACCACTTCCAACTTCaaagtgaaggaaaagagaCGACCAAGTGGTTCCAAGTCCATGGCCAAGTTAATCAACAATGTGtttggaaagagaaggaaatctgtGTAAGAGGTGGTTAGGCTTGAGGTTGGAACAAGCTGAAATaaaggagcagaggcagctcttgGCATTCACTGAATTTCCTCCAAAGGTCAATATCTGGAGGAGTAAGACAGTAGAAACCATAGGTGGGAGATACTATGGTCTAGACTTAGAAGACCTGACCTTCTATTTAAAGTTCTACTACAGATTTACTGTTTAGGGCTGTGCCACTTTAACTGTAAGCTGCTCCCGAGAAGAGGTTTAGTCTGTATTTATTCAACACCCAACATGGCCCTGGATAGAGCTGCTAGGTGCAACTGAAGCATAAATACTTGTTTCACAGATTCGTTTGtattggaaaagacccttaagatcaTGAAATTCAGCCTTTAACTGAACACTACCAAGCctaccactaaaccatgtccctaagtgccacataATATCCAGTACATTCAGCCTTGCTGATCAAAATCTTACTTCAGAATTCTGAGTACTTGTTTCTTTGTGTGCAAGAACATTTGCactaaagaaaagcaaaatattgtgGCTTCATGTGGCAATGTATTTGTATGTAACTCAGGTCCTTGTGTGCCTTACACTTGCTGAAATTCATAGCAATTAAATGCTTAGACACCAAATCTACCAAAGGTATTTACCGGCAAAGCTGCCTTGCAGAGGCACCAGAAGTgggaaagcagatttttttttttttttttaattccatgaCTGATGAAAGTAAGTAGAGAGGGTTGAGGAGTGTGGGAACTGAAATGTTAGCAAAATGTAAGTCAGTGAGCACTGGAGTTCCGGTAAGGGCACTGTGgagtgaaataattttacagCAAGGGCCACAGAAAGCCTGGGTCGATCCCTTTCACAGAACAGTTTTAATAAGCTTTAACAAAAGTTTCATTGGCTGTAAGGTGGATGTGACTGCTCAATCTCAGATGGCAGCAGAAGCTTGGGAAGCATGTGGACTGGCAAAGAGCACAAGTCCTTTAGGATGTCTGCCTGGATTTAAAGGTCAGCTGCTGCTAAGACCTGTGCTCACAGAGTGTTTTTCCTAATAACCAATGTCCTTACAACTCCTCATTGCTGTGGCATTGAAATGCCACTGGAGAGAACACTATGTACTGTCAGCTACACTTTTCAGCTGTGGATATTAAACATCAGATGGGTGCAAATATGTTGTCAGTTGACATTCAGAGCTCTTACTCTAGACAGCTAAATAAGGGCTTAGCCCAGGGTGTTTGCAAGTGTTGTGCTCATACAGAAATTATGAAAGGGAAGTGATCTGAAGATGAATTGCTGCCTCCTAACCACtccaggggacagctgggattCAGTCTTTGTAGGATACTGAGCAGAAGCCTACCTCTGCTTTGAAATTTTACCTGCATTGAAACTAGAAAGGTTACTTTCAGTTTTGAGTGTTCACCCATAAGACAACATAAAAAGATTATATGTAATCTTAGCAGTAAGGTTGTAATATAGTACTAAACACGTTTTACTGTGTTGACCAAAGATCACattcttttttaaagcaaaagatAGTGTTTCTTTCACTTAATATACCACAAATATTGGAACATAGTTCTCAGTTACAGGCACAGgattgctttgttttctctgcagatgTTGCTCTGCCATAACAGGAACATTGTATTTTAACTGTATGGTCAACATCTATGAGACTGAACGTGCAGATTACTCATGTACACCCCTCAGCTTCCCAGCCCACACAGGATTCCAGAACTTCTAACTAGTTATCTTGCTCTAGCATTGCCACATTCCAGAACTCTTATTTGTATTTACTGCTCTGGTATTAAATAAACTGGATATAAAATGGATGTATTAATGcggcttttttgttttctctttgctatAAAGTTACAGACTTGTGTTTTGACTTCTGTAAAAGATACCAGCCTGAAATTCAGACTGGAGGAGGTAAATCTAGGAATCAGCCACTTGCACTAAAGAGAACCTctggctgtgtttgctgagcACTGTGAAGAAGCCCTCATGTGCCTTTAAGCAGTGAAGagagcctttaaaaaaatgctttatcctttaaaaaatagtCAAAACAGCTACAGAGAGGCTAATTAGTTTTGTTCATATTCCTGGGAATGCGGCTTTCAGATAGATGGAACCTGTAGTATAGCCCATTTTGTCTGGATGGACTAAGTGTTgggacagagagcagctgtTGCCTGGGCCATGTGCCACCTGAAACAGCTGGATGGTTTATAAACAGGATGATAAAGACCTAAGCCTACTGAAGCACCCAGCAGACACATAGTTTGGTGTTGTCAGCATCAGGATTTCACTTGTCTTTTATTGCTGATAAGTGCAGATGTACaagaatgcagaattttaaaGGAGGTACACATTCTCCCAttctaaatgcattttttaataacttttaaaaatgaagacccttaaaattacttaaaaggctgagatacatatatatatgtgtatatatatatatatatatatatatatatgttttgcTAAGTGTTCTTGGAGTTctaacagagaagaaaatatactAACTGTCACAGCCACACTGCAAACAAGAAATTAGTAAGAACCCTGCTTATATATGATGTAAATGATGTCCGATGCTCAGCCTTGGCAGTGACATCACCTAGAGCATATCAAACTCATTGAAGAGTGTGGAAATAGAACTATTTGTGTTGTCACATATTGCTTCAGCACACAATCCCATCCTTTCTCAccaaaacattttaacattGCTATACAAGAATGACAAGTGTCTTGCTGTCATGCCTAGAAGTCCTTGCTTATATGAACTTTCTAGTTTCAGTAAAATTTTGCCGGAGAAAGGCACTCAGAATTTATGTTCTTTCTCCCTGTCTTCCACTTGTTTTTACCTTGGAAACAGTGACATAGAAGCAAAGAGATCTTACTGAAGTATAAAGATAATAGCCCCTGGCTCCCAAATTCACTTTCAAGGATTTTGGAAGCTCTTTCTCACTATAGTTTTGAAATAAACAATTCAGACCAACACCACCTCAGCTCCTTTTCCCACTGTCTTGTCTGTATGCATTAAACTCTTAGAAAATCCCACTATAGTCACATTCAGAacagggcagaggggaaaatGTCACAGGAAAACTCAGAGCATGACACTactggaaaaaaggaatatCTAAGTGCAGTATTGAGTAGAGCAGCCAAACATGCTGCACTCTGAAGACAAAATTACCACAACCTTTTTTAGCCCATTGCTAGAAGCTGGCTTCTGAAGTGATGGACAGGAGAACATTGAGTCATGTGGGGAGTGTGGatgctttcctttctgtttgACCACTCTGCTTTGAAGATGATATTTGAGGATGTCTGATCCTGTCACTCTCTCGAAGGCAGAGAGAGGGACAGATGCTGTGGTCAATGCAGCAGACTCAATGTCAGACCCAAATCACTCAAGGGCATTTTCAGAGTGTACACTAAAAAGAAGAGGACTATGAAAACCACTCAAAGTAGAACTGCAGTTAGAATCCAAGAACATATTAATTTTCCATCTACCTGTTGGAACAGGTGCTTTAGGTTAATGAGGTTTCATGTATTGCTTATGGATAGAGGAACAAACTCTAGCTCTGATTCTGCTGTAAAGCAATCCTTGGTTATCCACTCTGAAgcaagaaatgtattttaaaaaaacaacaaaaaaact
This genomic interval from Catharus ustulatus isolate bCatUst1 chromosome 4, bCatUst1.pri.v2, whole genome shotgun sequence contains the following:
- the RERGL gene encoding ras-related and estrogen-regulated growth inhibitor-like protein isoform X2, whose product is MTEVKVAVLGGSGAGKSALAVRFLTRRFIGEYASSADCIYTKHLCLDGRQIHLEIYDLCSQWQRKGSEVTRVTFLFPVHLNFFQPQQGKLSLTDELHWADGFIIVYDISDRASFAFAKALLYRIRESHLAVCKKMVESSIFLVGNKQDLCHMREVGWDEGQKLAIENKCQFCELSAAEHYQEVVAMFTKVLRNTTSNFKVKEKRRPSGSKSMAKLINNVFGKRRKSV
- the RERGL gene encoding ras-related and estrogen-regulated growth inhibitor-like protein isoform X4 is translated as MTEVKVAVLGGSGAGKSALAVRFLTRRFIGEYASSADCIYTKHLCLDGRQIHLEIYDLCSQPQQGKLSLTDELHWADGFIIVYDISDRASFAFAKALLYRIRESHLAVCKKMVESSIFLVGNKQDLCHMREVGWDEGQKLAIENKCQFCELSAAEHYQEVVAMFTKVLRNTTSNFKVKEKRRPSGSKSMAKLINNVFGKRRKSV
- the RERGL gene encoding ras-related and estrogen-regulated growth inhibitor-like protein isoform X1, whose product is MGMRGGVAFKGGSSGGGADNDRTLAVRFLTRRFIGEYASSADCIYTKHLCLDGRQIHLEIYDLCSQWQRKGSEVTRVTFLFPVHLNFFQPQQGKLSLTDELHWADGFIIVYDISDRASFAFAKALLYRIRESHLAVCKKMVESSIFLVGNKQDLCHMREVGWDEGQKLAIENKCQFCELSAAEHYQEVVAMFTKVLRNTTSNFKVKEKRRPSGSKSMAKLINNVFGKRRKSV
- the RERGL gene encoding ras-related and estrogen-regulated growth inhibitor-like protein isoform X3, coding for MGMRGGVAFKGGSSGGGADNDRTLAVRFLTRRFIGEYASSADCIYTKHLCLDGRQIHLEIYDLCSQPQQGKLSLTDELHWADGFIIVYDISDRASFAFAKALLYRIRESHLAVCKKMVESSIFLVGNKQDLCHMREVGWDEGQKLAIENKCQFCELSAAEHYQEVVAMFTKVLRNTTSNFKVKEKRRPSGSKSMAKLINNVFGKRRKSV